Below is a genomic region from Astatotilapia calliptera chromosome 13, fAstCal1.2, whole genome shotgun sequence.
CAACATGTCAACATGATATCAGGCTCTGTCAGCGGCGTCAAGGAGGCGGATGAGCTGCCAGCAGGTAACAAGAAGCTGTGTTTGTAACGCTCTATTAATTTTGTGTGCTTTGTGGTGAAGTTTGAATCAGGATGAGTCCATCTCAAATCCCCGTAGGCCTTCTGCTCGACCATCTCAGATATGCCTAAAAACCTTATGGTTCAAGGATTGGACATATACAATTATTGCTGTGAAATTTTAGCTTCATTTATTAAATAgttttgaagatttttttttatatggccGACTGACAAGAAAAtcacaaagattaaaaaaattaaattaaatttttacttCTAGTTTGAGCAAATATGACAGGTACtacaaaagatttaaaaaaaaataccagtaGATGTTTCTGTCCATGTAGAACAAAATCTTTGCATTTCCAGATGGTGCTGTATAACTGACAAGGTAATTTTGTTGAATTATTttgatattaattttttttttcaagaccTACCGCACAAGGACAAGTCCTTCCATTCAGGTGAAGTTTAAATTGTATCAACTCAGCAAGTACCAGTGTAAAATCTGTAAAACAACTATGAGGGATTAGTAATTGATTTCACGTAAGTAGTGCAAAGCCAAGATGCTGTTGACACTGGAAGTCCAATACAAGACCCTAACCCCCTACCCCATCCCAAACCCTAAAACTGCCACAACTGCTGCAGGCAAGCAGGGGTCAGGAAGTTATTGttattttgtatgtatgtatttatttatttttggtctatgtaaaaaatcattttaattttcctaTAAGCAGACTGCAGTCAGAATGGACTGGATCACCCCTCAGTGGACATGTCATTGGAGGACAACTCAGGGATCCTGGTAGATGGTTTCGAGAGGACCTATGATGGCAAGCTCAAGTGCCGCTACTGCAACTATGCTACCAGAGGCACAGCACGGCTCATTGAACACATTCGAATTCACACAGGTAAGATTAAAACGGCTAATCTCCAGGAGGTAACACTGATGAGATTTTGGTGCtcagcttgttttcttttgaacAGGAGAGAAACCTCACCGCTGCCACCTCTGCCCATTTGCTTCGGCCTACGAGCGTCACCTGGAGGCCCACATGAGATCGCACACTGGCGAGAAGCCTTACAAGTGTGAGCTGTGCTCATTCCGCTGCAGCGATCGTAGCAACTTGTCACACCATCGCCGGAGACGTCACAAACTCCTGCCAATGAAAGGCGCCCGCTCACTGTCCCATAAGAAGATGCTGagtgttttacagaaaaaagcCAGTTCATTGGGCTATGGCCGCAGGCTCCTTATCAATTTCAGCCCCCCTTCTATGGTGGTGCACAAGGCTGACAATGTGAACGACTTCTCCCATGAGTTGCCCCACTTACGTCAGGAAACCTATGATAATCAAAGTCGAGCAGGCGAGGACGCTCTCTCCGCAAACCAAAATCACCATCACCATGATATGGTCGTGGATAACCCCCTGAACCAGTTGTCTACTCTGGCAGGCCAGTTGGCCAGTCTCCCCTCAGAGTCCCAGCCCCAGACTCAGCCTTCGATGTCTCCAGGAGCAGAGTCTATCATTGATGAGAAGCCATTCCTCATCCAGCAGCCACACCCTGCCACGGCTCCTGTTGCTGTGACAGCCAATATGGCCCATGCTTCTTCCTCATCCCCAATCCCCCCAGAACCCCGGGCTCCTCCCCACAGTAATTGCAGTCCTGGAGCGGGACCGTGCAGCGAGCACAGTGGGCGCACCAGCACCCCTAGTATCTCCAACAGCCAGCCCAGTACGCCAGCTCCCGGCCTGTCCGCCCCACTTCAGGACCCCCACATGCTGCATCACTGCCAGCACTGTGATATCTACTTCCCTGACAACATCCTCTACACCATTCACATGGGCTGCCATGGCTACGAGAACCCATTCCAGTGCAACATCTGCGGCCACAAGTGCAAGAGCAAGTACGACTTTGCCTGCCACTTTGCACGCGGGCAACACAAGTAATGGATGAATGAGGAAAACTTTAAAAGAACTTTTAATGGACCcctatgttttattatttctatagtaatattatttatttatctttcattTGGCCTTTATGTAGCCTTGTCTTTGAAAGTTGTACTTAAACAGGAAAATAGCAACATTCAGATGAATTTTGTATAGTTAAAGGTGCCCATTCAAGTGTATTACAAAGGGATGGTCAGTGTTTTTAACAGGTTGAGAATTTATTTGTGACAGCAGTTGCAGTGACATTCACCTATTGATCAGGAAAAAGCTTGACTATGTAGTGAAATGTAAGACACTTTATTCAAGGCTACTAAATTTACCATGTTGGTTTCaatcttctttttcctttggtataaaaaagaaaaagaactttgCTCAAAGTGGACCTTTCCCCCACAGGCAAACGGATCAGATTTTTTCTACAAGGTAAAACCAGTGACTGCTGAATGAATAACTTTCAGCTATTTGGCAGTTTCTTGTAGATGATCTTTTAATGTTGCATTTGGAAATGGAACAGGTGAAACGCTGCAAGAATGAGGCAacataggattttgaaattgataccctGGGTGTATCCTGCAAAAAATCCCAGCTCCCATCCCAGTGACGTTGACCTTAAGTTCAAGGTCAGACGTCAAGTTTCAAAACTTGAAATTGATGCCATAGAGGCATCTTACAGGATGAGGGGTAACACTGACAGCGCCCAGTGTTCAGTGTTGTATTCACTGAAATCTCTGTAAA
It encodes:
- the ikzf5 gene encoding zinc finger protein Pegasus isoform X1, producing the protein MGEEKPDTLDFVKDFQEYLSQQTQHVNMISGSVSGVKEADELPAADCSQNGLDHPSVDMSLEDNSGILVDGFERTYDGKLKCRYCNYATRGTARLIEHIRIHTGEKPHRCHLCPFASAYERHLEAHMRSHTGEKPYKCELCSFRCSDRSNLSHHRRRRHKLLPMKGARSLSHKKMLSVLQKKASSLGYGRRLLINFSPPSMVVHKADNVNDFSHELPHLRQETYDNQSRAGEDALSANQNHHHHDMVVDNPLNQLSTLAGQLASLPSESQPQTQPSMSPGAESIIDEKPFLIQQPHPATAPVAVTANMAHASSSSPIPPEPRAPPHSNCSPGAGPCSEHSGRTSTPSISNSQPSTPAPGLSAPLQDPHMLHHCQHCDIYFPDNILYTIHMGCHGYENPFQCNICGHKCKSKYDFACHFARGQHK
- the ikzf5 gene encoding zinc finger protein Pegasus isoform X2; its protein translation is MGEEKPDTLDFVKDFQEYLSQQTQHVNMISGSVSGVKEADELPADCSQNGLDHPSVDMSLEDNSGILVDGFERTYDGKLKCRYCNYATRGTARLIEHIRIHTGEKPHRCHLCPFASAYERHLEAHMRSHTGEKPYKCELCSFRCSDRSNLSHHRRRRHKLLPMKGARSLSHKKMLSVLQKKASSLGYGRRLLINFSPPSMVVHKADNVNDFSHELPHLRQETYDNQSRAGEDALSANQNHHHHDMVVDNPLNQLSTLAGQLASLPSESQPQTQPSMSPGAESIIDEKPFLIQQPHPATAPVAVTANMAHASSSSPIPPEPRAPPHSNCSPGAGPCSEHSGRTSTPSISNSQPSTPAPGLSAPLQDPHMLHHCQHCDIYFPDNILYTIHMGCHGYENPFQCNICGHKCKSKYDFACHFARGQHK